The Triticum aestivum cultivar Chinese Spring chromosome 7B, IWGSC CS RefSeq v2.1, whole genome shotgun sequence genome window below encodes:
- the LOC123156484 gene encoding phosphoenolpyruvate carboxylase 1, whose product MSSSSAAPMERHHSIDAQLRLLAPGKVSEDDKLVEYDALLVDRFLDILQDLHGPHLREFVQDCYEVAAEYEGDRDAARLDELGGRLTGLAPADSIVMASSFSHMLNLANLAEEVQIANRRRNKLKRGDFADEASATTESDIEETLKRLVSDLGKTREEVFDALKNQTVDLVFTAHPTQSIRRSLLQKHGRIRNCLRQLYAKDITADDKQELDEALQREIQAAFRTDEIRRTQPTPQDEMRAGMSYFHETIWKGVPKFLRRVDTALKNIGIDERLPYNAPLIQFSSWMGGDRDGNPRVTPEVTRDVCLLARMMAANLHFSQIEELMFELSMWRCNDELRVRAEELHRASRKAEKHYIEFWKQVPPTEPYRVILGYVRDKLYYTRERSRHLLTSGSSDIPVDSTFTDVEQFLEPLELCYRSLCDCGDKTVADGSLLDFLRQVSTFGLSLVKLDIRQESDRHTDALDAITAHLGIGSYRSWPEEKRQEWLLSELRGRRPLFGGDLPMTEEVADVLGTFRVLAELPPDCFGAYIISMATAPSDVLAVELLQRECHVGHPLRVVPLFEKLADLEAAPAAVARLFSIDWYMDRIGGKQEVMIGYSDSGKDAGRLSAAWQLYKAQEELVKVAKQYGVKLTMFHGRGGTVGRGGGPTHLAILSQPPETVNGSLRVTVQGEVIEHSFGEEHLCFRTLQRFTAATLEHGMHPPVSPKPEWRALMDEMAVVATEEYRAMVFKEPRFVEYFRSATPETEYGRMNIGSRPSKRKPSGGIETLRAIPWIFAWTQTRFHLPVWLGFGAAFKHIMHKDIRNVQALREMYNEWPFFRVTLDLLEMVFAKGDPGIAALYDELLVADELKPLGEQLRSNYEDTKKLLVQVAGHRDVLEDDPYLKQRLRLRDPYITTLNVCQAYTLKRIRDPSFQVTAQPPLSKEFTDENQPASLVKLNAASEYAPGLEDTLILTMKGIAAGMQNTG is encoded by the exons ATGTCGTCATCCTCAGCGGCTCCCATGGAGCGGCACCACTCCATCGACGCGCAGCTCCGCCTCCTCGCCCCCGGCAAGGTCTCCGAGGACGACAAGCTCGTCGAGTACGACGCCCTCCTCGTCGACCGCTTCCTCGACATCCTCCAGGACCTCCACGGCCCGCACCTCCGCGAGTTC GTGCAGGACTGCTACGAGGTGGCGGCGGAGTACGAGGGCGACCGCGACGCGGCCCGGCTGGACGAGCTCGGGGGCAGGCTCACGGGGCTGGCCCCCGCCGACTCCATCGTCATGGCCAGCTCCTTCTCCCACATGCTCAACCTGGCCAACCTCGCCGAGGAGGTGCAGATCGCGAACCGCCGCAGGAACAAGCTCAAGCGCGGCGACTTCGCCGACGAGGCCTCCGCCACCACCGAGTCCGACATCGAGGAGACGCTCAAGAGGCTGGTGTCTGACCTGGGCAAGACCCGGGAGGAGGTGTTCGACGCGCTCAAGAACCAGACCGTCGACCTCGTCTTCACCGCCCACCCCACGCAGTCCATCCGGCGGTCACTCCTCCAGAAGCACGGCAG GATACGGAATTGCCTGAGGCAGCTGTATGCCAAGGACATCACGGCCGACGACAAGCAAGAGCTCGATGAGGCTCTTCAGAGAGAG ATTCAAGCTGCTTTCCGAACTGACGAAATCCGGAGAACACAGCCCACTCCACAGGATGAAATGCGTGCCGGGATGAGTTACTTCCATGAAACTATATGGAAGGGTGTACCCAAGTTCTTACGCCGTGTGGACACAGCTCTTAAGAACATTGGAATCGATGAGCGTCTTCCATACAATGCTCCTCTCATTCAGTTCTCTTCTTGGATGGGTGGTGACCGTGATG GAAATCCCAGAGTTACACCAGAGGTGACAAGGGATGTATGCCTGTTGGCCAGAATGATGGCTGCTAACTTGCACTTCTCACAGATAGAAGAGCTCATGTTTGAG CTCTCGATGTGGCGATGCAACGATGAACTCCGTGTCCGTGCTGAGGAACTACACCGCGCTTCAAGGAAAGCTGAAAAACATTACATAG AGTTCTGGAAGCAAGTTCCCCCAACTGAACCTTACCGTGTGATACTGGGCTATGTACGGGACAAACTGTACTACACACGCGAACGTTCCCGCCATCTTCTCACCAGTGGGTCTTCTGACATCCCCGTGGACTCCACCTTCACCGATGTCGAACAG TTTCTGGAGCCCCTCGAGCTGTGCTACCGATCACTGTGCGATTGCGGCGACAAGACCGTCGCCGACGGGAGCCTCCTCGACTTCCTCCGTCAGGTGTCCACCTTCGGCCTGTCCCTCGTCAAGCTCGACATCCGGCAGGAATCCGACCGGCACACCGACGCGCTTGACGCGATCACCGCGCACCTCGGCATCGGCTCGTACCGCTCGTGGCCCGAGGAGAAGCGGCAGGAGTGGCTGCTGTCGGAGCTGAGGGGCAGGCGCCCGCTGTTCGGCGGCGACCTCCCCATGACCGAGGAGGTGGCCGACGTCCTCGGCACGTTCCGCGTCCTCGCCGAGCTCCCGCCGGACTGCTTCGGCGCCTACATCATCTCCATGGCGACGGCGCCGTCCGACGTGCTCGCCGTCGAGCTCCTCCAGCGGGAGTGCCACGTGGGGCACCCCCTCAGGGTGGTCCCGCTGTTCGAGAAACTGGCCGACCTGGAGGCGGCCCCCGCGGCCGTCGCGCGGCTCTTCTCGATCGACTGGTACATGGACCGgatcggcggcaagcaggaggtcaTGATCGGCTACTCCGACTCCGGCAAGGACGCCGGCCGCCTGTCCGCGGCGTGGCAACTGTAcaaggcgcaggaggagctggtcAAGGTGGCGAAGCAGTACGGGGTGAAGCTGACCATGttccacgggcgaggcggcacgGTCGGCAGGGGCGGCGGGCCGACCCACCTGGCCATACTGTCCCAGCCGCCGGAGACGGTGAACGGGTCGCTCCGCGTGACGGTGCAGGGCGAGGTGATCGAGCACTCGTTCGGCGAGGAGCACCTCTGCTTCCGGACTCTGCAGCGGTTCACCGCGGCCACCCTGGAGCACGGCATGCACCCGCCGGTCTCCCCCAAGCCCGAGTGGCGCGCCCTCATGGACGAGATGGCCGTCGTGGCCACCGAGGAGTACCGCGCCATGGTCTTCAAAGAACCACGATTCGTCGAGTACTTCAGATCG GCGACACCTGAGACTGAGTACGGCAGGATGAACATCGGCAGCCGGCCGTCGAAGAGGAAGCCGAGCGGCGGCATCGAGACGCTGCGCGCCATCCCGTGGATCTTCGCCTGGACGCAGACGAGGTTCCACCTCCCCGTGTGGCTCGGGTTCGGCGCCGCGTTCAAGCACATCATGCACAAGGACATCAGGAACGTCCAGGCCCTCAGGGAGATGTACAACGAGTGGCCCTTCTTCAGGGTCACGCTAGACCTGCTGGAGATGGTGTTCGCCAAGGGAGACCCCGGGATCGCCGCGCTCTACGACGagctgctcgtcgccgacgagctGAAGCCCCTCGGGGAGCAGCTGAGGAGCAACTACGAGGACACCAAGAAGCTGCTCGTCCAG GTTGCTGGCCATAGGGATGTGCTTGAAGACGACCCGTACCTGAAGCAACGGCTGCGGCTGCGTGACCCGTACATCACCACCCTGAACGTGTGCCAGGCCTACACGCTGAAGCGGATCAGGGACCCCAGCTTCCAGGTGACGGCGCAGCCGCCGCTGTCCAAGGAGTTCACCGACGAGAACCAGCCGGCGTCGCTGGTGAAGCTCAACGCGGCGAGCGAGTACGCGCCGGGGCTGGAGGACACGCTCATCCTCACCATGAAGGGCATCGCCGCCGGCATGCAGAACACGGGCTAG